One genomic window of Cercospora beticola chromosome 5, complete sequence includes the following:
- a CDS encoding uncharacterized protein (BUSCO:EOG09260KNR) has translation MADDGLMLNFELPSDAFSAPRTKVKGGSWKDRLTARKSAEYGRKKAQERASQADDASANPSKVIPQDDNKDRFAERPAKRARVGHDVLPKTKDGQVISSLFSFNKSATAPREAKPEIQDEEVQASNAPLANDETAKFTSLGLSSTLASHLLNKLKITAPTAIQRKAVAQLVSENTDAFIQAQTGSGKTLAYLLPIIERISLISKRMKDEGGKFDRHSGLFAIVLAPTRELARQIASVLDSLLSCYHWIVGGTVVGGENKKSEKSRVRKGLNILVATPGRMADHLEHTEALDLSMVRWLVLDEGDRLMELGFEQDIQKIVSVLNLRSRKRVEQPPPGLPEKRTTVLCSATIKSNVEQLRAISLKDPVSIAVDNGSTAQAEGETEENNFSAPAQLKQSYAVVPPKQRLVTLVATLKQQFKRKGSVMKCIVFMSCADSVDFHFELLTRGDKTASTAEEQPSIAKQHNPGKHSTSTADKNKIAQGTTIAETRTQGTSTSISSRDSGEIKIYRLHGSLQQATRTSTLKAFSTTEDPAVLVCTDVAARGLDLPNVDLVIEYDPPFSKDDHLHRIGRTARAGRDGRAMIFLQPGCEEGYIEILKESKPKNLTRHDAEELLRKGFSPTSGVVQGREWEQIATDFQLDIERWALENPKHLEQARRAFQSHVRAYATHVSAERGIFNMQELHLGHLAKAFALRDKPGAIRVPGARPGAGKDKKGKAQAIANAAAKNGGKGDGKRSAGALDDVTEVADAEAAKRKMQQMSRKMGGASEFNLG, from the exons atggccgacgaTGGGTTGATGCTCAATTTTGAGCTGCCGAGCGATGCGTTTAGTGCGCCCAGAACAAAAGTGAAAGGCGGAAGCTGGAAGGACCGTCTGACCGCAAGGAAGTCGGCCGAATATGGACGCAAAAAAGCACAGGAACGAGCCTCTCAAGCCGACGATGCGAGTGCCAACCCCTCGAAAGTTATTCCTCAAGACGATAACAAAGACCGCTTTGCCGAACGACCAGCAAAACGAGCTCGCGTTGGCCATGATGTCTTGCCGAAAACCAAGGACGGCCAAGTTATCTCCTCGCTTTTCTCCTTCAACAAATCGGCTACCGCGCCACGCGAAGCAAAGCCAGAAAttcaagacgaagaagtgcAAGCGAGTAATGCACCTCTTGCCAACGATGAGACGGCCAAGTTCACCTCTCTTGGACTATCATCCACACTGGCCTCTCACCTGCTCAACAAGCTGAAGATCACTGCTCCCACCGCTATTCAACGAAAGGCAGTAGCACAACTGGTCTCCGAGAACACTGACGCGTTCATACAAGCACAAACTGGTTCTGGAAAGACGCTGGCATACCTCCTTCCGATCATCGAGCGAATATCACTTATCTCGAAACGCATGAAGGACGAAGGAGGCAAATTCGATCGACATAGCGGGCTATTTGCCATCGTACTGGCTCCTACACGCGAACTTGCTCGACAAATAGCAAGCGTGCTTGACTCACTCCTGTCATGTTACCACTGGATTGTTGGCGGGACTGTTGTGGGTGGTGAGAACAAGAAGAGTGAGAAGTCCCGCGTCAGAAAGGGTCTGAACATCCTTGTCGCCACGCCAGGACGTATGGCCGATCATTTGGAGCATACAGAAGCATTAGATTTGTCAATGGTGCGATGGTTAGTGCTCGATGAAGGCGATCGTCTCATGGAGTTGGGCTTCGAGCAAGATATCCAGAAGATTGTCAGTGTGCTGAATCTACGCTCGAGGAAGCGAGTAGAACAACCGCCGCCAG GCTTACCGGAGAAGCGAACGACAGTACTCTGCTCGGCCACGATCAAATCCAACGTAGAACAGCTACGCGCTATCTCGCTGAAAGATCCTGTCTCGATAGCTGTGGACAATGGTTCGACGGCACAGGCAGAAGGCGAGACCGAGGAGAACAACTTCTCTGCACCAGCACAGCTGAAGCAGAGTTATGCCGTCGTTCCACCAAAACAAAGACTCGTCACACTGGTTGCAACCCTCAAACAACAATTCAAACGCAAAGGCAGCGTAATGAAGTGCATAGTCTTCATGAGCTGCGCAGACAGCGTAGACTTTCACTTCGAGCTCCTCACACGGGGCGACAAAACAGCATCCACAGCAGAGGAACAGCCCAGTATAGCAAAACAACACAACCCCGGCAAACACAGCACCTCCACAGCCGACAAAAACAAAATCGCCCAAGGCACCACAATCGCAGAAACCCGTACCCAAGGCACCTCCACCTCAATTTCTAGCCGCGACTCCGGAGAAATCAAAATCTACCGCCTCCACGGCTCCCTCCAACAAGCAACCCGAACCAGCACCCTCAAAGCCTTCTCCACAACCGAAGACCCGGCCGTCCTCGTCTGCACCGACGTCGCAGCCCGCGGTCTCGATCTCCCCAACGTCGACCTCGTAATCGAATACGACCCCCCCTTCAGCAAAGAcgaccacctccaccgcatAGGCCGCACAGCCCGCGCAGGCCGCGACGGCCGAGCCATGATATTCCTCCAACcaggctgcgaagaagggTATATCGAAATTTTGAAAGAATCCAAACCGAAAAATCTCACTCGCCACGATGCGGAAGAATTACTGCGCAAGGGCTTCTCGCCTACGAGTGGAGTCGTACAAGGCCGGGAATGGGAACAAATCGCAACGGATTTTCAATTGGATATTGAGAGATGGGCGCTTGAGAATCCGAAACATTTGGAACAGGCGAGGAGAGCTTTTCAATCGCATGTGAGAGCTTATGCGACGCATGTTTCTGCTGAGCGAGGGATTTTTAATATGCAGGAATTACATTTGGGGCATTTGGCGAAGGCTTTTGCGTTGAGGGATAAGCCGGGTGCGATTAGAGTTCCTGGTGCGAGACCGGGGGCTGGGAAGGATAAGAAGGGGAAGGCGCAGGCGATTGCgaatgctgctgcgaagaatggTGGGAAGGGTGATGGGAAGCGGTCGGCGGGTGCGTTGGATGATGTTACGGAGGTCGCGGATGCGGAGGCTGCGAAGAGGAAAATGCAGCAGatgtcgaggaagatggGCGGTGCGAGTGAGTTTAATTTGGGATGA
- a CDS encoding uncharacterized protein (MEROPS:MER0060647) → MAEQLERFEAGESTGMALEVKDGDNVVRFCEGRSFGAHRSIAGELVFQTGMVGYPESITDPSYRGQILVITFPLVGNYGVPPRDALDPILGDLPAHFEASQIHIAGLVVASYCGEDYSHHLASSSLGALLKEQNVPAICGVDTRALTKKIREKGSMLGRLLMQTGTRREVNGNGSPTTGAMTPSGTAPATPAANLHEVNTALAPKGVNGTNGVNGYFGRTKEVAVYEEIDFYNPNTRNLVADVSTSKPKIYSPPASVTSLRHPSGRPVRVLCVDVGLKYNQLRCLVKRGVEVEVVPWDYDFPGLAGKEYDGLFISNGPGDPAMMDVTVKNIQQTMEEGRVPIFGICLGHQLLARAAGASTMKMKFGNRGHNIPCTNMLSGKCYITSQNHGYAVDSNSLPKEWSELFVNANDESNEGIRHTSRPYFSVQFHPESTPGPRDTEFLFDVFISTIQNVIQDNSFMQKPVAFPGGDWEENRALHPRPDVKKVLVLGSGGLSIGQAGEFDYSGSQAIKALKEEGIYTILINPNIATIQTSKGLADKVYFLPVNAEFVRKVIKHERPDAIYCTFGGQTALQVGIQLKDEFESLGVKVLGTPIDTIITTEDRELFARSMDSIGEPCAKSKSANNMQEALEAVEGIGYPVIVRAAYALGGLGSGFASNKEELVDLCHKAFAASPQILVERSMKGWKEIEYEVVRDAYDNCITVCNMENFDPLGIHTGDSIVVAPSQTLSDEDYNMLRTTAVRVIRHLGVVGECNIQYALNPDSREFCIIEVNARLSRSSALASKATGYPLAFVAAKLGLNIPLNEIKNSVTKKTVACFEPSLDYVVVKIPRWDLKKFTRVSTLLGSSMKSVGEVMAIGRTFEEAVQKAIRSVDPSNLGFHNTPALMSIDIDTELQTPSDQRMFALANALHSGYTVDKIWELTKIDKWFLRKLKSLNDFGKLMTEFDVDSIPAPLFRKAKEMGFSDKQLSLFWDSNEGNVRRARLANGLMPFVKQIDTVAAEFPAFTNYLYTTYNGAEHDVEFKDRGVMVLGSGVYRIGSSVEFDWCSVRAIRTLRSAGFKTVMVNYNPETVSTDFDEADRLYFENITLETVLDIYQMESSSGVILSMGGQAPNNIALPLYRSNVKILGTSPEMIDTAENRYKFSRMLDRLGVDQPEWKELTSIEEARAFCDRVTYPVLVRPSYVLSGAAMNTVYSEHDLKNYLAQAVEVSKEHPVVITKYIENAKEIEMDAVAHNGTMIGHFVSEHVENAGVHSGDATLILPPQDLDPETVRKIEDATRKIGDALNVTGPYNIQFIAKDNDIKVIECNVRASRSFPFVSKVTGLDMIELATKAMAGLPVQAYPPIKMPPEYVAVKVPQFSFSRLAGADPVMGVEMASTGEVACFGRTKYEAYMKGLISTGFKLPKKNVLLSIGSFKDKVEMLPSIQELYKMGFKLFATAGTADFLEEHGIRVQFLEALGSDDQREEYSLTHALANNLIDLYINLPSANKYRRPANYMSKGYRTRRMAVDFQTPLVTNVKIAKILITGISRNYDYNISSVDYQDFSQQALVPSSVPKPLPTVPVTDLLKRSTFKGKDLVSVKQLTKEDLHLLFTVAAEMRLGVERDGSLDILKGRVLCSMFFEPSTRTSCSFDAAMKRLGGQTIVVNEAHSSTKKGESLADTIRTLDQYGDAIVLRHPDNDSADIAAKYADCPIINAGNGSREHPTQALLDLFTIREELGTVNGLTITFTGDLKYGRTVHSLCEVLKHYNVKIQLAAPAALALPSKVKAALESRGQLGTVSEQLTPEIIANTDVLYCTRVQKERFDSEAAYEAALEEGGFSVSAKTLRDAKKNMIVMHPLPRNEELAADVDDDPRAAYFRQMRYGMFVRMALLALVMTP, encoded by the exons atggcGGAGCAACTGGAGCGGTTCGAGGCGGGCGAGAGCACCGGCATGGCTCTCGAGGTCAAGGACGGCGACAATGTCGTGCGCTTCTGTGAAGGCCGGTCCTTCGGTGCTCATCGCAGCATTGCCGGCGAGCTGGTCTTCCAGACGGGCATGGTGGGTTATCCCGAGTCCATCACTGACCCCTCCTACCGCGGACAGATTCTAGTCATCACCTTCCCGCTGGTGGGCAACTACGGAGTGCCGCCCCGCGATGCACTGGACCCCATCCTCGGCGACCTGCCCGCCCACTTCGAGGCCTCGCAAATCCACATCGCAGGTCTGGTCGTGGCCTCGTACTGCGGCGAAGACTACTCGCACCATCTGGCCAGCTCTTCACTGGGCGCATTGCTGAAGGAGCAAAATGTGCCCGCCATCTGCGGCGTCGACACTCGAGCTCTCACAAAGAAGATCCGAGAGAAGGGAAGCATGCTCGGTCGCCTGCTCATGCAGACGGGAACCCGCAGAGAAGTCAATGGAAACGGCTCGCCGACAACCGGGGCCATGACACCCAGCGGCACGGCACCAGCAACACCAGCCGCCAACCTCCACGAGGTCAACACCGCCCTGGCACCGAAAGGCGTCAATGGCACCAATGGCGTGAATGGCTACTTTGGCCGAACGAAAGAGGTGGCAGTGTATGAAGAGATCGACTTCTACAATCCTAACACCAGAAACCTGGTCGCAGACG TTTCAACCTCAAAGCCAAAGATTTATTCTCCACCTGCGTCCGTTACGTCGTTGCGTCATCCGTCTGGTCGTCCTGTGCGTGTTCTCTGCGTTGATGTTGGTCTCAAGTACAACCAGCTGCGCTGCCTGGTCAAGCGCGGTGTGGAGGTCGAGGTCGTGCCATGGGACTACGACTTCCCTGGCCTGGCGGGCAAGGAATACGATGGTCTCTTCATCTCGAACGGTCCTGGTGACCCGGCGATGATGGACGTCACAGTCAAGAACATTCAGCAGACCATGGAGGAGGGTCGAGTACCAATCTTCGGTATCTGTCTTGGGCATCAGCTCCTTGCTCGTGCTGCAGGCGCCAGCACAATGAAGATGAAGTTCGGCAACCGTGGACACAACATTCCTTGCACAAACATGCTCTCTGGCAAGTGCTACATCACATCACAAAACCACGGTTATGCTGTGGACTCGAACTCTCTGCCCAAAGAATGGAGCGAGCTGTTCGTCAATGCCAACGACGAGAGCAACGAGGGTATCCGACACACCAGCCGGCCATACTTCTCGGTGCAATTCCACCCAGAAAGCACACCCGGACCCCGCGACACCGAGTTTCTCTTCGACGTTTTCATTAGCACCATCCAGAACGTCATCCAAGACAACAGCTTCATGCAGAAGCCAGTGGCTTTCCCTGGCGGTGACTGGGAGGAGAACCGAGCACTTCACCCACGACCAGATGTCAAGAAGGTCCTTGTCCTGGGATCTGGAGGTCTGAGTATCGGACAGGCCGGAGAGTTCGATTACTCTGGCAGTCAAGCTATCAAGGCCCTGAAGGAGGAGGGCATCTACACGATTCTCATCAATCCCAACATTGCCACGATTCAGACTTCCAAGGGCCTCGCCGACAAGGTTTACTTCTTGCCAGTCAACGCCGAGTTCGTGCGCAAGGTCATCAAGCACGAACGCCCAGATGCCATCTACTGCACATTCGGAGGTCAGACTGCGCTTCAAGTTGGTATTCAGCTCAAGGATGAGTTCGAGTCTCTTGGTGTCAAGGTCCTGGGCACTCCAATTGAtaccatcatcaccaccgagGACCGTGAGCTCTTCGCCCGCAGCATGGACTCCATTGGAGAGCCATGTGCCAAGTCGAAGTCGGCCAACAACATGCAAGAGGCCCTTGAGGCGGTCGAGGGCATTGGCTACCCAGTCATCGTGCGTGCTGCATACGCTCTCGGTGGTCTCGGCTCTGGTTTTGCGTCGAACAAGGAGGAGCTTGTTGATCTCTGCCACAAGGCCTTCGCCGCCAGTCCTCAAATCCTGGTCGAGCGCAGTATGAAGGGCTGGAAAGAGATTGAGTACGAAGTCGTTCGTGATGCGTACGACAACTGCATTACGGTCTGCAACATGGAGAACTTTGATCCTCTCGGCATCCACACTGGCGATTCGATTGTCGTTGCGCCGTCGCAGACTCTCTCCGACGAGGACTACAACATGCTGCGAACGACAGCAGTGCGCGTCATCCGACACCTCGGCGTTGTGGGTGAGTGCAATATCCAGTATGCGCTCAACCCAGACAGCAGAGAGTTCTGCATTATCGAAGTCAACGCTCGTCTTTCTCGATCTTCCGCATTGGCCTCGAAAGCCACCGGTTACCCACTCGCCTTCGTGGCGGCCAAACTTGGTCTGAACATTCCGCTCAACGAGATCAAGAACAGCGTTACCAAGAAGACCGTCGCATGCTTCGAGCCTTCTCTCGATTACGTTGTGGTGAAGATTCCAAGATGGGATCTCAAGAAGTTCACTCGTGTTTCTACTCTGCTCGGATCATCCATGAAGAGTGTTGGTGAAGTCATGGCCATTGGCCGCACATTCGAAGAAGCTGTGCAGAAAGCCATCCGTTCTGTCGACCCCAGCAATCTCGGATTCCACAACACTCCGGCGCTCATGTCAATTGACATTGACACCGAATTGCAGACTCCTTCCGACCAGCGCATGTTTGCTCTGGCGAACGCCCTCCACAGCGGCTACACTGTCGACAAGATCTGGGAGCTCACCAAGATTGACAAGTGGTTCTTGCGGAAACTCAAGAGCCTCAACGATTTTGGCAAGCTCATGACTGAGTTCGACGTCGACAGCATTCCCGCTCCTCTGTTCCGCAAGGCCAAGGAGATGGGATTCTCAGATAAGCAGCTCTCGCTTTTCTGGGACAGCAACGAGGGTAATGTGAGACGTGCCCGTCTGGCTAATGGCCTGATGCCCTTCGTCAAGCAGATTGATACTGTTGCGGCCGAGTTCCCGGCATTCACGAATTACCTGTATACCACATACAACGGAGCGGAGCATGATGTCGAGTTTAAGGACCGAGGTGTCATGGTCCTTGGTTCTGGTGTGTACAGAATTGGATCCAGTGTCGAGTTCGATTGGTGCTCTGTGAGAGCCATCAGAACGCTAAGGAGTGCTGGGTTCAAGACTGTCATGGTCAAC TATAACCCGGAGACGGTATCCACCGATTTTGACGAAGCGGATCGTTTGTATTTCGAGAATATTACGCTCGAAACGGTTTTGGACATCTACCAGATGGAATCCAGCAGCGGCGTCATATTGTCCATGGGTGGCCAAGCACCAAACAACATCGCTCTGCCGCTCTACCGATCTAATGTCAAGATTCTCGGAACCTCACCAGAAATGATCGATACTGCAGAGAACCGATACAAGTTCTCTCGTATGCTCGACAGACTGGGCGTTGACCAGCCAGAATGGAAGGAACTTACGAGTATTGAGGAGGCCCGCGCATTCTGTGACCGCGTCACCTACCCCGTGCTGGTTCGTCCTTCATACGTGCTGTCTGGTGCTGCCATGAACACAGTGTACTCGGAGCACGATCTCAAGAACTACCTGGCCCAAGCTGTCGAGGTTTCCAAGGAGCACCCAGTCGTCATCACCAAGTATATCGAGAACGCCAAGGAGATTGAGATGGACGCCGTTGCGCACAACGGTACCATGATTGGGCACTTCGTCTCTGAGCACGTCGAAAACGCTGGTGTGCACTCTGGAGACGCCACGCTTATTCTGCCTCCTCAAGATTTGGATCCGGAGACTGTCCGCAAGATCGAAGACGCCACTCGTAAGATCGGTGATGCACTCAACGTGACTGGACCTTACAACATTCAATTCATCGCCAAGGACAACGACATTAAGGTCATCGAGTGTAACGTTCGTGCTTCGCGATCATTCCCATTCGTGTCAAAGGTCACGGGTCTCGACATGATCGAACTGGCAACCAAGGCTATGGCCGGTCTTCCTGTCCAGGCCTACCCACCGATCAAAATGCCACCCGAGTACGTCGCCGTCAAGGTGCCACAGTTCTCTTTCTCGCGTCTTGCTGGAGCCGATCCAGTCATGGGTGTCGAGATGGCATCTACCGGTGAGGTCGCATGTTTCGGTCGCACCAAGTACGAGGCCTACATGAAGGGTCTCATCTCCACAGGATTCAAGCTCCCGAAGAAGAACGTCCTGCTCTCGATTGGATCGTTTAAGGACAAGGTTGAAATGCTGCCAAGTATTCAAGAGCTTTACAAGATGGGATTCAAGCTCTTCGCCACTGCTGGTACTGCAGACTTCTTGGAGGAGCATGGCATTCGCGTGCAATTCTTAGAAGCTCTTGGCTCGGACGACCAGCGTGAGGAGTATTCTCTGACCCACGCTCTGGCCAACAACTTGATTGATCTGTACATCAACTTGCCATCCGCGAACAAGTACCGACGACCGGCGAACTACATGTCCAAGGGATACCGCACTCGTCGTATGGCTGTCGACTTCCAGACCCCACTGGTGACCAACGTCAAAATTGCGAAGATCTTAATCACAGGTATCTCGCGCAACTACGACTACAACATCAGCAGCGTCGACTACCAGGACTTCTCGCAGCAAGCACTTGTGCCTTCGTCAGTGCCCAAGCCTCTACCTACAGTGCCAGTGACGGATCTTCTTAAGCGTTCGACCTTCAAAGGCAAGGACCTCGTTTCAGTCAAGCAGCTCACCAAGGAAGACTTGCATCTGCTCTTcactgttgctgctgagatGCGTCTGGGTGTTGAGCGTGACGGCTCTTTGGATATCCTCAAGGGCCGGGTCCTGTGCTCCATGTTTTTCGAGCCCTCGACTAGAACATCATGCTCTTTCGATGCCGCTATGAAGCGTCTTGGTGGCCAGACTATCGTCGTCAACGAAGCTCACTCCAGCACCAAGAAGGGCGAGTCATTGGCTGACACCATCCGGACACTGGACCAGTACGGCGATGCCATCGTCCTCCGCCACCCAGACAACGACAGCGCAGACATCGCAGCCAAATACGCCGACTGCCCCATCATCAACGCCGGCAACGGCTCTCGCGAGCACCCAACCCAAGCACTCCTCGATCTCTTCACCATTCGCGAAGAACTCGGAACAGTCAACGGCCTCACCATCACCTTCACTGGCGACCTCAAATACGGCCGAACCGTCCACTCTCTCTGCGAAGTCCTCAAACACTACAACGTCAAAATCCAACTCGCCGCCCCCGCAGCCCTCGCCCTCCCCTCCAAAGTCAAAGCCGCCCTCGAAAGCCGCGGCCAACTCGGCACAGTCTCCGAACAACTCACACCGGAAATCATCGCCAACACCGATGTCCTCTACTGCACCCGCGTGCAAAAAGAGCGATTCGATTCTGAGGCTGCTTACGAGGCTGCGTTGGAAGAAGGTGGTTTCTCGGTCAGCGCTAAGACTCTGCgcgatgcgaagaagaatatGATTGTTATGCATCCGCTGCCGAGGAATGAGGAACTTGCGGCTGACGTGGATGATGATCCGAGAGCGGCGTATTTCAGACAGATGAGGTATGGTATGTTTGTGAGGATGGCGCTTTTGGCACTTGTTATGACGCCTTGA
- the HHF1 gene encoding Histone H4, which produces MAARKSAPSLPTALNAVNTAPNPRTGRGQGLRHHQKVLRDNVQGVTKPAIRRLARRGGVKRISGDIYSGIRVALKQRLEELIKRAALIVEVSNRKTVTTIDVVYALKQYGATIYGFERDCGYRVI; this is translated from the exons ATGGCTGCACGCAAGTCGGCACCCTCACTGCCAACGGCCCTGAATGCTGTCAACACGGCACCAAATCCACGCACTGGCCGTGGACAAGGCTTGCGCCATCACCA GAAGGTCCTACGTGACAATGTTCAGGGAGTCACTAAGCCCGCCATTCGTCGCCTCGCCCGCCGTGGCGGCGTCAAGCGTATCTCTGGCGACATCTACAGTGGAATTCGCGTTGCTCTGAAGCAACGCCTCGAAGAA CTCATCAAGAGAGCGGCTCTCATCGTCGAGGTTTCGAACCGTAAGACCGTCACCACTATTGACGTTGTGTACGCTCTGAAGCAGTATGGCGCGACCATCTACGGCTTCGAGAGAGATTGCGGATACCGCGTGATTTAG